The Apus apus isolate bApuApu2 chromosome 4, bApuApu2.pri.cur, whole genome shotgun sequence genome contains the following window.
GTATTACTGACTTGTCCATTAGCATATTAAAAGCCATGTGCCACTTCACGTTTTTGTCCAGCTGACCAAGCAGCTGTCTGTCCTCAGTGTGAAACTCTCCTGTCCTTACTGTGCTACATGACAGCAACACTGGCTCCCTGCTGTTACTGCCAGGAGCAAGCAGGCTGTGCCCTGGGAAGGGGAACGTGGTGGGGCAAGGGACTCACCTTCTGGCTGGTgtttggctgcagctgcagagccacgACACTCACATGCACTCAGGAGCCTGGTGCCTCGAGAGCCGGTGCCCACAGCAGCGCCATGGCCCCCTGACAACATGTTTTGTATTAAGTGGCAGTTCCAAAGACATatgctgcagcactgcaccAGTGACCACATCTCACACCCTACATGggacagattttgttttctgaagctgtCAACTGAGCAAAGGTCCAGCAGTTCCTGTGTTCATCTCCCGTCTTCCTCTTGGAAACAGTGCTATGTACTGCCACGGTGGACATCTCACTGCCTCTTTTGTCCTGGGTTAGCACTGCTCTCTCTGAAGCTGGGTTCATGTTGGACTCTGCAGCTTCTATGGCACTGCAGCTGAACATCTGAATCAGACACTTCCTAAACTAGAAAGTTGAAAAAAGAACATCAATCAAAACACAAGGAATTTTCTATAAAGCAGTCTGTGTCATAGCTACAGCTCTTGAAAATTCTCTCATAACTCACTTGGGAATATCAAGAAATAGCCCCATAAAACATGCTTGCCTGTGCCACCATGAAGAACTCTAAAACTGAGAAATAATGATGTTTAAAAAGATCCAGACTACTGGAAAATCttattctaaaaaatatttttccttttctgcttgttACTAACCACATCTAATGAACAGAACTAGTAATTTCTCCAGGCTCAGGAGTTGCTTTCCTATGCTAATACCCAGGTATTCAAAGatgttttttccatgttgttcATATCCATGAGCAGGGTAGGACCAGCATACATCTGCCATGTACTGGGAAGTCAGGTACTGCCCATAGGATGTGAGCAACAGCTCTCTCTGCAGGACTggataaataaatgtattcatCACTTCCTGTTCAACAGTCACtttattgcttttctgcttttcacttaCACTCTGCTTGACATCACCACTCTTAGTAGCTACATTCATTGCATAAATTATTCAAGTCTATTCTCATGCCTGTTACCTCACTGAACACATATCTCTGGTTCATCCCCTTGTCAGTTCTCTGCATGCAAGTCTCTGGCCCCATTCCAGAGAAGGCAGCTCCCTGTCCTATAGGCACACGAGGTGCCTTCCTGTACACACAGCCACAAATACAGCATTTCCCCTGACACAAACTCAACCTACTGCAAACTTCCACCCCACCTCAAAGTTAACTCACTGgtgagccacaaaaatgattaaggaagtggaacatctcccttttgaggaaaggctgagggagctgggtctttttagcttggagaagaggagactgagaggcaACCTCATCAATCTTTACAAATATGCTAAGGGCGAGTGTCTACAGGACAGatccaggcttttttcagtgatgtctaggggcaatgggtgcaaactggaacataggaaattccatgtaaacatcagaaaaaacttctttcctgtgagagtgacagagcactgggacaggctgcccagagaggttgtggagtctccttctctggagacattcaaaacccacctggacatgttcctgtgggatgtgctctaggtgaccctgctctggcaggggggttggactgggtgatctttccaggccccttccaacccctaagattctgtgattctgtggtgcATTCccaaagaacaacaaacaacacactgGGACAGtcttgaaaacagaattttcatacagaaaacTAATTGATGTTCACTATGggctgatttttctttataatctCTTAACTGATAATAATTAATgctcatattttaataatgcagAGAGGCTTGCACTACCTTCCAGCAGGTaggtatatacatatatagtgattttttttttttgtttgtttgttctaaaTGCTGGATATTGCAATGCTAGTTAACTAACTTGTAGGTAGGTAGAAATGATCCATTATAAACAAGACAAAATGACAAGATATGAGTGTTAAAGACACTTTGAGAGCATACAGTACCTGTTTGTTCATGAAGACATAAATAATTGGATTATAAACTGTAgctgttttggaaaagaaagcTGGAATTGCTGCCAGTCGAGGGTCCAGCTCAATGGAGGGGTTTGCAGTGACCAGGATAGAAAAGGCGGCGTATGGTGTCCAGCAGATGAGAAAGGCAACGATCATCACCACAACCATCCGAGTCACTTGTCTTTCAGGTttcctggcagctcccagcctgccctgcatATCTGATACCTGTAAAGAAAGGATGGAAGATTCTAGAAAGCAAACTACAAGGCCTCTGACCAGTGAACTGAGTGAGCCCTGCTAGGACAGACCCCCTGCAGACCCTGCTCCCCGACCaccagtgctgggagcagccacagcctgtgctgcaggcacacacagcCTGGCAAGCAGCCTGTGCTCCACACCCAGACCAACCTTTCCCAGGCATTTCAGCTCCTCCACCTTGGAAAAATCCATTGAGAGGAATCACAATGTCACCTGAAGTACACGTGATCCAACCTGTATTTTCTAATGAGAAAATACAACAGCTTTTCTATTTCccctcctgttttgttttagtcaaaaaaaaccccactccaaataaatacaaacatttgaCTATTCCAAATACATTACAAACATCACTAAATTGAAGAACTTAATTTATTACTGAGGTGATAAGGCAGCTTTACAGtaaatagaagtaaaaatattgtCTAAAAATATTGTCCCAAAAATCCTATCCCAAATAGAAATTTTCCTATTCTGTTGTCTTCTTTTCCAATTTTTGTAGATTTTCTTTTGGATCAGGTCAACataataattaaatacaatCCAAAAGAATTTATCAATTTTAGATGTTCCTGGACAATGTAGTATTTTATTTACTGAGCAGCATTACATTATTTACAAATGCTACATCTTATGCTGCATGTACATGTAGTAGAGTATTAACCAACacttttaaaattcacaaaTGCAGTCATTTTAAGCTAAATTCTGATTTATCTAATTTGAGTCTTAAGAAACATCACTGAGTTCCAGCACAATTGTAAATAAACTCATGTTGGGTCATTCTGTTTCCTTATTTTTGAGGCAGATATTCTTTCATTTGTATGGTATTTGGCTAATGCGATGTACTGATAGTGGTGCAAACTGcacactggaaaataatttctagtcACAGCATGAATTTCTCTGTGTAAGGATAATTATACAACAAGGGATGATAACAGTGCATTTGCTGCCTGGACATTTGATCTGCTTATGACTGATCTTGATAGAAAATAGAATACAAACATTCCGGATGTTTGCATacatgcacattttaaaagtttatttgtaAGTGctgctttttacctttcttaGCTTCTGCATCAGTTTTCCATAGGATACCAAAATCACTGATAAAGGCACCATAAAACAGGTGGTGAAGAATGCAATAATGTATGTATGGTCAGCATAAGCCCCCGAGTACCTGTATAAAACACCAAATACGTTGTGCATGTGTTACTAGTGTGTTACTATTTTCTTGAGCTATTCATTTTGTTCTTCAAAGCTGTCACTAGCATTTTTGTCACCTGTTGTTATTTTAAGTTTCCCTTTCCAACTCTAGCCTTATTCCCAGATGGAGCCCTGGGCCATCTCCCTGGCCGTGAGCTAGGACAGGATCCTATGACACAGTGTCACAAATTGTAGGACTGTCCAGGTGAGAAGGGACACACTGTCCAACCTGCTGCTCAGAGTGGAGTCAGACCAGGCTGCTAAGGGCTTTGACCGGTCTTCTGAGCAAACTCTTGGTCCTCTTTGAATCCTGACAAAAAGCACAAGTTACAGGATTGTTCTTTTCATTAGAGGTGGAAGctcctcttttcattttttttaacctgttcttGGctaattttattcagttttgttACAACTTTCTTTACATCTGTCTTTGCAGAGATGTACATCATCTTTAAACCTTCCCTTTAAACTCCTGCCCCTGAGACA
Protein-coding sequences here:
- the LOC127383961 gene encoding vertebrate ancient opsin-like translates to MDAFRAAENESLLSSSSGPARWDPFHRPLDSIQPWHFRLLAAVMLVVTSLSLAENLAVILVTFKFKQLRQPVNYVIVNLSVADFLVSLTGGTISFLTNLKGYFYMGYWACVLEGFAVTFFGIVALWSLALLAFERYVVICRPLGNTRLRGKHAALGIAFVWAFSFIWTVPPTMGWSSYTTSKIGTTCEPNWYSGAYADHTYIIAFFTTCFMVPLSVILVSYGKLMQKLRKVSDMQGRLGAARKPERQVTRMVVVMIVAFLICWTPYAAFSILVTANPSIELDPRLAAIPAFFSKTATVYNPIIYVFMNKQFRKCLIQMFSCSAIEAAESNMNPASERAVLTQDKRGSEMSTVAVHSTVSKRKTGDEHRNCWTFAQLTASENKICPM